GATGAGAGGTTTATACCAGTATTCACCGGCATGTTATATATCAAAAGGGGCAGCGGAGAGGATTCAGCAAGCTCAAGATAGTATCTCTCGAGCACGCCTTCTGTCATCGCTCTCTTATAATAACTTGGAGGAAGTACCAAAACAGCATCGTATCCAAACTCATACGCCTTCCGAGTTAAAAGAAGCGTTTCCCTGAAAGATTCTGAACCCACCCCAGCTATAAGAAGCTTCTCTGTCGGAAAACTCTCCCTTACGAACTCAAGTAAGCGAAGCTTCTCCTCCCGGGAGAGCATTACAAACTCTCCATTGGAGCCAAGGACAACTATTCCATCCAGCTTGCTTTTTGCCCATCTCTCGAGATTATCTTTTAACCCCTTGAGGTAGAGCTCTCCACTCTCATCAAAGGGAGTCGGAATGGGAGCTAAAATTCCCCTAATCCTCTTCATTTCTCCTCACTCACCCTTAAAAAAACCTCAGCAGCTGCATCTATAGCGTCTTCAAGATGTGCCTTAAACCCCATAGATCTTAGTATCTGACCAAAGGCAGAGAGAAAGAGAATAACGTTTTTCCTCACTGAGGTACTACCCATAAGACCGATCCTCCATATCTTCCCCTTAAGCTCACCCAAACCTGCCCCTATCTCTATTCTGTACTCAGCCATAAGGCGCTTTCTAACCTCCCTCTCGTTTATACCTTCTGGAACCTTAACGGTGGTCAAAGGAGGGAGACGATACTCAGGTTTAACAAGAAGCTCAAGCCCCATGGCCTCAAGTCCGCGAGATAGAGCCATCGCGTTTATCTTATGCCTTTTCCACCTGTTTTCGATACCTTCCTCTGCAATCATCCTCAGTCCCTCATTAAGGGCATAAATGAGATTCATCGAAGGAGTGTGATGATAGGTTTTCCCTCCATCCCAATACTCCTCTATTATGGAAAGATCAAAGTAAAAGCTTCCTATTCCTTTAGAGCGTTTTCTGACGTAATTAGCGGTTTCCTCCCGCAGGGTTATAGGAGCTAAGCCAGGCGGACAGCTTAGACACTTTTGGGTACCGCTGTAAACTACGTCAAGTCCGAGCCTGTCTGTAGGGACCTCAACACCTCCAAGAGATGTAACAGCATCAACTACAACGAAAGCATCATGCTCATGAGCAAGTTTAACTATCTCCTCAAGTGGTTGAAGCACACCTGTAGATGTTTCAGCGTGAACTACACCAATGAGCTTCACCTTGCCAATATGCTTGAGCTCCCTTCCCAGATCTTCAGGATCTATGGGCTCTCCCATAGGAGCCAAAACGGTGCTA
The genomic region above belongs to Synergistota bacterium and contains:
- a CDS encoding alanine--glyoxylate aminotransferase family protein, with protein sequence MGPGPSTVDPRVLRAMSEPAMGYLDEDFLSILAETQDLLRYVFQTKNKLTLAVSGTGTAGMETALANLIEPGDRVLICVNGFFGNRMVEISRRYGADVSTVLAPMGEPIDPEDLGRELKHIGKVKLIGVVHAETSTGVLQPLEEIVKLAHEHDAFVVVDAVTSLGGVEVPTDRLGLDVVYSGTQKCLSCPPGLAPITLREETANYVRKRSKGIGSFYFDLSIIEEYWDGGKTYHHTPSMNLIYALNEGLRMIAEEGIENRWKRHKINAMALSRGLEAMGLELLVKPEYRLPPLTTVKVPEGINEREVRKRLMAEYRIEIGAGLGELKGKIWRIGLMGSTSVRKNVILFLSAFGQILRSMGFKAHLEDAIDAAAEVFLRVSEEK